One segment of Zhihengliuella halotolerans DNA contains the following:
- a CDS encoding ABC transporter permease produces MSSTTEIDEVRDAGRPGETRPSRPAPRNEPPARSRKGWRLRLRQDRTLLIMCVPAVGLLAVFAYLPMLGNVIAWQDYSPYVGIANSQFVGWANFERVFTNPLFLDAVVNTLTITAFQLVFFFPVPIMLALFVNGLMTPWLRNVIQSVVYLPHFFSWVLVVTIFQQILGGAGLLNQELGKLGLGGFDMMTNPDTFLLLVTSQAVWKDAGWGMIIFLAALSTVNPEHYEAAALDGAGRWRRMWHVTLPAIRPTIILLLILRLGDSLTVGFEQLILQRGAVGAEVAEVIDTYVYYQGVVNGDWAFAAAAGLVKGLVSLLLVLGANKLAHLFGEAGVYKKA; encoded by the coding sequence ATGAGCTCGACAACAGAGATCGACGAAGTCCGCGATGCGGGGCGGCCGGGCGAGACGCGCCCTAGCCGTCCCGCGCCGCGAAACGAGCCGCCCGCGAGAAGCCGCAAGGGGTGGCGGCTCCGGCTGCGGCAGGACCGCACGCTGCTGATCATGTGTGTTCCCGCCGTGGGGCTGCTGGCGGTCTTCGCCTACTTGCCCATGCTGGGCAACGTCATCGCGTGGCAGGACTACTCGCCGTACGTCGGAATTGCCAACAGCCAGTTCGTCGGCTGGGCCAACTTCGAACGCGTTTTCACCAATCCGCTGTTCCTGGACGCGGTGGTCAACACCTTGACGATCACCGCGTTTCAGCTGGTCTTCTTCTTTCCGGTGCCCATCATGCTGGCCCTCTTTGTCAACGGACTGATGACGCCATGGTTGCGCAATGTCATCCAGTCGGTGGTCTACCTGCCCCACTTCTTCTCCTGGGTCCTGGTGGTGACCATCTTCCAGCAGATTCTGGGCGGGGCCGGGCTGCTGAATCAGGAGTTGGGCAAGCTCGGGCTCGGCGGGTTCGACATGATGACCAACCCGGATACCTTCCTGCTCCTGGTGACGTCCCAGGCCGTCTGGAAAGACGCCGGTTGGGGGATGATCATCTTCCTCGCGGCGCTGAGCACAGTGAATCCCGAGCACTACGAGGCCGCCGCATTGGACGGTGCCGGACGCTGGCGCCGCATGTGGCATGTCACGCTGCCGGCGATCCGGCCCACCATCATCCTCTTGCTCATCCTGCGACTCGGCGACTCGTTGACCGTGGGATTCGAGCAGCTCATTCTGCAGCGCGGCGCTGTCGGCGCCGAGGTGGCGGAGGTCATCGACACGTACGTCTACTACCAGGGCGTGGTCAACGGCGACTGGGCGTTCGCGGCAGCAGCCGGGCTCGTCAAGGGGCTGGTGTCCCTGCTGCTGGTCCTCGGTGCCAACAAGTTGGCGCACCTGTTCGGAGAAGCGGGAGTCTACAAAAAAGCATGA
- a CDS encoding carbohydrate ABC transporter permease, with the protein MSTTTVHESTEPTWFKRTFTAERPPWQERQGPFGLLLKGIATVLVLLAVLLPLYTVVLTSFSGQEAITEAGGLVLVPGELTLAAYRTVLAGGVVTQAAMVSIFVTVVGTSLSVLVSILAAYGLSRPASLWHRPILFTFLITMFFGAGMIPTYLLVSSLGLINTLWSLILPTAVSAFNVLVLRAFFMGIDQSILEAARIDGASDWRILFSLVVPMSKAAIAVVAMFYAVGYFNAFFNAMLYINDNSLWPLQLVLRSYVLQGVELPGGGAVPGDVAGGAPADLAVKMAIMVLAILPILAVYPFVQRHFTKGVIFGAIKG; encoded by the coding sequence ATGAGTACTACTACCGTCCACGAATCCACTGAACCGACGTGGTTCAAACGTACCTTCACCGCCGAGCGTCCGCCGTGGCAGGAGCGACAGGGCCCGTTCGGCTTGCTCCTCAAAGGCATCGCCACCGTCCTGGTCCTCTTGGCCGTCCTGCTGCCCCTCTACACCGTTGTCCTGACGTCCTTCTCCGGGCAGGAGGCCATCACCGAGGCCGGCGGGCTTGTCCTGGTCCCCGGTGAGCTGACGCTGGCCGCGTACCGGACCGTGCTGGCCGGCGGGGTCGTCACACAGGCCGCCATGGTGAGCATTTTCGTCACCGTTGTCGGCACGTCATTGTCGGTGCTGGTTTCGATTCTCGCCGCCTACGGTCTCTCCCGTCCCGCCTCGTTGTGGCACCGGCCGATCCTGTTCACCTTCCTGATCACCATGTTCTTCGGTGCAGGCATGATCCCCACATATCTGCTGGTCAGCTCGTTGGGGCTCATCAACACGCTCTGGTCGCTCATCCTCCCCACGGCCGTTTCGGCCTTCAACGTGCTGGTACTGCGCGCGTTCTTCATGGGGATCGACCAGTCGATTCTGGAGGCGGCGCGCATCGATGGCGCCAGCGACTGGAGGATTCTCTTCAGCCTGGTCGTCCCCATGTCCAAGGCGGCCATCGCCGTCGTCGCAATGTTCTACGCGGTGGGCTACTTCAACGCGTTCTTCAACGCGATGCTCTACATCAACGACAATTCACTCTGGCCGCTGCAGCTGGTATTGCGTTCATACGTTCTCCAAGGCGTTGAACTGCCTGGCGGGGGCGCAGTGCCCGGGGATGTCGCTGGTGGCGCGCCGGCCGACCTGGCCGTGAAGATGGCGATCATGGTGCTCGCCATCCTGCCGATCCTGGCCGTCTACCCGTTTGTGCAGCGGCACTTCACGAAGGGCGTCATCTTCGGCGCGATCAAGGGCTGA
- a CDS encoding LacI family DNA-binding transcriptional regulator, protein MATIEDVAKAANVSMSTVSYVLSGKRTISADTRLRVEQAIRKLGYRPHAGARALAMSKTHIIGLVAPLRAGVDVNVILQFVAGIATRARERDHDVLLLTQDDADSIARAAQTSMVDALVVMDVESDDPRLETLESVRQPVVLIGLPHDPRGLSCIDLDFEKVGQRAAEHLIEGGHRRIALIGAPEEVRKRHTSYADRMLHGLSTACRAADAEWTYQPTPSSGSGAAASVDAVLKRMPEVTALMVHNEVALPHVISHLQTLGLRVPEDISLIALAPGSVIDALARPVTGIDLPAERIGRLAVDTVLGDDDAEVRLLQPVLTDRGTTRHLT, encoded by the coding sequence ATGGCAACCATCGAAGATGTGGCGAAAGCGGCGAACGTCTCCATGTCCACCGTGAGCTACGTGCTCTCCGGAAAACGGACCATCTCCGCCGACACCCGACTGCGCGTGGAGCAGGCAATCCGCAAGCTCGGCTACCGGCCGCACGCGGGAGCACGTGCGCTGGCCATGTCGAAGACGCACATCATCGGGCTGGTCGCTCCCCTGCGCGCCGGCGTCGATGTCAACGTCATCCTGCAGTTCGTCGCAGGAATCGCCACCCGCGCCCGCGAACGCGATCACGACGTCCTCCTGCTCACACAAGACGACGCCGACAGCATTGCCCGCGCTGCTCAAACCTCCATGGTGGACGCCCTGGTGGTGATGGACGTCGAATCCGATGACCCCCGCCTGGAGACCCTCGAATCCGTTCGCCAGCCCGTGGTATTGATCGGTCTCCCCCACGACCCCCGCGGCCTCTCCTGCATCGACCTGGACTTCGAGAAGGTCGGCCAACGTGCAGCGGAACACCTGATCGAGGGCGGCCACCGCCGTATCGCGCTGATTGGCGCCCCGGAGGAAGTCAGGAAGCGGCACACCTCTTATGCCGACCGGATGTTGCACGGGCTGAGCACGGCATGCCGCGCCGCCGACGCGGAATGGACCTACCAGCCGACGCCGAGTTCGGGTTCCGGTGCGGCAGCCTCGGTGGACGCGGTCCTGAAGCGCATGCCGGAGGTCACCGCGCTGATGGTTCACAATGAAGTCGCTCTCCCGCACGTCATCTCCCACCTGCAGACACTCGGTCTGAGGGTGCCCGAAGATATCTCGCTGATCGCGTTGGCGCCCGGCAGCGTTATCGATGCCTTGGCCAGGCCCGTGACCGGTATCGACCTTCCGGCCGAGCGCATCGGCCGACTCGCTGTAGATACAGTGCTGGGTGACGACGACGCCGAGGTGCGACTGTTGCAGCCTGTCCTGACCGACCGCGGAACCACCCGGCACCTGACGTGA
- a CDS encoding beta-galactosidase, with protein sequence MTEINRFANLIQRRGLLYGADYNPEQWPADVWPQDARLMRQAGVNLATVGVFSWARIEPAPGVRDFAWLDEVLDCLGSAGIGVDLATPTASPPPWLAEQHPSSLPVTEEGATLTVGSRNHFCPGDPAYRAAARSIASAVAERYAEHPAVEMWHVGNEYGQMCFCDRQAELFREWLRDRYSTLDQLNCAWDTTVWSQVYSAWSAINVPRAAPYHRNPAQALDWRRFCSDQLLDCYREQRDLIRDIDPVRPITTNFMEFFAHADYRDWAPHVDVVADDEYPDPADPHAASSTALTQDLMRSLRAGPWILMEQAASAVSWRGHNLVKSPARMRRDSLQAVARGADGVCFFQWRQALAGPERFHSSMLPHAGEDTEVHAGVRELGADLKSLAGTAGEHSAAHTGILWDWQSWWTATLPAQPTDQLDPLEQTRRWHRSLWRRGIATDVVAPDADLSGYRLLIAPALTALEGADADRLQAWVGSGGVLVTGPFTAVCDASTRIHAGRFPAPLAALLGASGEEYVPLPESGAGIRWTRAQYRAEYDPVLHLAEADRGSQPRAVVFAERFRTDGAEVLAEFDASDGGVAGAALTRNAVGDGAAWHLAAVTDQRTLDAVLAGAAADADLRRFDLPDGIEVVRRGRALFVLNHADVGRSVEPGELLAALGGETSPPVAHCLLTGQQVSAADGEIAVGRDDVLVLVPGRAPGTAENSRDEEVTQ encoded by the coding sequence ATGACTGAGATCAACCGCTTCGCTAACCTGATTCAACGCCGGGGTCTCCTCTACGGGGCCGACTACAACCCGGAGCAGTGGCCTGCGGACGTGTGGCCGCAGGATGCCCGGCTCATGCGCCAAGCGGGCGTGAACCTCGCCACCGTGGGGGTTTTTTCATGGGCGCGGATCGAGCCCGCACCGGGCGTCCGCGACTTCGCGTGGCTCGACGAGGTCCTGGACTGCCTGGGGTCCGCCGGAATCGGCGTCGATCTGGCGACCCCCACGGCCTCGCCGCCACCCTGGCTGGCGGAGCAGCACCCGTCGTCGCTCCCCGTCACCGAAGAAGGGGCAACCCTCACTGTCGGCTCCCGCAACCACTTCTGCCCCGGAGATCCGGCCTACCGTGCTGCGGCCCGTTCGATTGCCTCCGCCGTGGCTGAACGCTATGCAGAGCATCCGGCGGTAGAGATGTGGCACGTCGGCAACGAGTACGGTCAGATGTGCTTCTGCGACCGTCAAGCGGAGCTCTTTCGAGAGTGGCTTCGGGACCGCTACAGCACCCTCGACCAGCTGAATTGCGCATGGGACACGACCGTGTGGTCTCAGGTGTATTCTGCCTGGTCAGCCATCAACGTCCCCCGAGCGGCGCCGTATCATCGCAACCCCGCGCAAGCGCTGGACTGGCGCCGGTTCTGTTCGGATCAACTGCTGGACTGCTACCGGGAGCAACGAGATCTCATCCGCGACATCGATCCGGTGCGCCCGATCACGACGAACTTCATGGAGTTCTTCGCGCATGCCGACTACCGGGACTGGGCGCCACATGTCGATGTGGTGGCTGATGACGAGTATCCGGATCCTGCGGACCCGCACGCGGCCAGCAGCACCGCCCTGACGCAGGACCTCATGCGAAGTTTGCGTGCGGGACCGTGGATCCTGATGGAGCAGGCGGCCAGCGCGGTGTCGTGGCGCGGACACAACCTCGTCAAGAGCCCGGCACGTATGCGGCGAGACTCCCTTCAGGCCGTGGCCCGAGGAGCGGACGGGGTCTGCTTCTTCCAGTGGCGGCAGGCGCTCGCCGGGCCGGAGAGATTCCATTCGTCGATGCTCCCGCACGCCGGCGAGGACACGGAAGTGCACGCGGGCGTTCGTGAACTGGGTGCCGACCTCAAGTCGCTGGCAGGCACCGCCGGCGAGCACAGCGCCGCACACACCGGAATCCTCTGGGATTGGCAGTCGTGGTGGACGGCGACGTTGCCCGCGCAGCCTACGGACCAGCTCGACCCCCTTGAGCAGACCCGCCGTTGGCATCGCTCGCTCTGGCGGCGGGGAATCGCAACCGACGTCGTCGCCCCGGACGCGGACCTGTCCGGGTACCGCCTCCTGATAGCACCCGCGCTGACGGCGCTCGAAGGGGCGGACGCGGATCGGCTGCAAGCGTGGGTAGGCAGCGGCGGCGTGCTGGTGACGGGGCCCTTCACCGCCGTGTGCGACGCGTCGACTCGGATTCACGCCGGCCGATTCCCCGCCCCTTTGGCCGCGCTGCTCGGCGCGTCCGGTGAGGAATACGTTCCACTGCCCGAGTCCGGGGCCGGCATCCGCTGGACACGTGCGCAGTATCGCGCTGAGTACGACCCGGTCCTGCACCTCGCGGAGGCTGACCGCGGGTCTCAGCCACGCGCCGTCGTCTTCGCGGAGCGATTTCGCACAGACGGGGCCGAGGTGCTCGCCGAGTTCGATGCGTCCGACGGCGGAGTCGCGGGAGCAGCCCTCACACGCAACGCGGTCGGAGATGGCGCGGCCTGGCACCTCGCGGCGGTGACGGACCAGCGCACGCTGGACGCCGTCCTGGCGGGGGCGGCTGCGGACGCCGACCTGCGTCGATTCGACCTGCCCGACGGAATCGAAGTGGTCCGCCGTGGACGTGCGCTCTTCGTCCTGAATCACGCTGACGTCGGGCGGAGCGTGGAGCCGGGCGAACTCCTGGCCGCGCTCGGCGGCGAGACCTCGCCCCCTGTGGCGCATTGCCTCCTGACCGGACAGCAAGTCAGCGCTGCGGACGGAGAGATCGCGGTGGGGCGCGACGACGTACTTGTTCTGGTTCCGGGCCGCGCGCCCGGAACCGCAGAGAATTCCAGAGATGAAGAGGTAACGCAGTGA
- the yicI gene encoding alpha-xylosidase, protein MKFSDGFWQLRPGVQALYGRQTYDVQHEGDTLNIIVPTKVVETRGDTLNRPALSVVLHSPMPGVVGVRIEHHTGGDRKVAFDLPGTRDSSGAGHVQIAMDQDAARLVSGDVTATVSRGAPWSLVFTDTETGRVLTSSGDKSLGYLQVAANAPVDGAFVSGTDGSVGGAYLHEQLALGVGELVYGLGERFGPLVKNGQSIEVWNADAGTSSEQAYKNIPFYLTNRGYGVLVNHPGHVSFEVGSETVERVQFSVAGESLEYFVIGGGQPAGVLDRYTELTGRPARVPAWSYGLWLSTSFTTDYDEETVTGFIEGMAEREIPLSVFHFDCFWMREFNWCDFEWDPRVFPDPAGMLARLHERGLRVCVWINPYIAQRSPLFDEAKANGYLVRRTDGSVWQWDMWQAGMALVDFTNPAAVTWYQDHLRRLVAQGVDSFKTDFGERIPVDVDYFDGSDPERMHNLYTQRYNEAVFEVLEEARGAGEAVLFARSATTGGQRLPVHWGGDNTSTFESMAETLRGGLSLGLSGFGFWSHDIGGFEGMPDAGVFKRWVAFGLLSSHSRLHGSENYRVPWLFDAAEGRDEADPLSATSVLRRFTQLKLELMPYLFAAGEEAHRTGLPVMRPMQVAFPEDPATAYLERQYMLGPDLLVAPVMDPSGEVDFYLPAGRWTSLLTGETREGGAWVREHHEFDSLPLYARSGAVIATSPGADRADADWLSGVTLRIFPGPTTARRTVDVVSPDGQRETFEVTIEAGRVAVRGGQGTGTGFKVQLPGADPVAARHGEVEISR, encoded by the coding sequence GTGAAATTCAGTGACGGATTCTGGCAGCTCCGACCGGGTGTACAAGCGCTCTACGGTCGGCAGACCTACGATGTGCAGCATGAAGGCGACACGCTGAATATCATCGTGCCCACCAAAGTGGTCGAGACCAGGGGAGACACCCTCAACCGGCCTGCTCTATCCGTGGTGCTGCACTCGCCCATGCCCGGCGTCGTCGGCGTGCGGATCGAGCATCACACCGGCGGCGACCGCAAGGTGGCGTTCGACCTGCCCGGCACGCGCGACAGCTCGGGGGCAGGACACGTGCAGATCGCCATGGACCAGGACGCTGCGCGCCTGGTGAGCGGAGATGTCACGGCCACGGTGAGCCGTGGCGCGCCGTGGTCCCTCGTCTTTACGGACACCGAGACGGGGCGAGTCCTGACGTCCAGCGGTGACAAGTCCCTCGGATACCTTCAGGTGGCGGCGAACGCGCCCGTGGACGGGGCGTTCGTCAGCGGCACCGACGGTTCCGTCGGCGGCGCCTACCTGCACGAGCAGCTGGCTCTGGGCGTTGGCGAACTCGTCTACGGGCTGGGGGAGCGATTCGGCCCGCTCGTCAAGAACGGCCAGAGCATCGAGGTGTGGAACGCGGATGCCGGCACCTCGAGTGAGCAGGCCTACAAGAACATCCCGTTCTACCTCACCAACCGAGGCTACGGCGTACTGGTCAATCATCCGGGGCACGTCTCGTTCGAAGTCGGCTCCGAAACGGTAGAACGCGTTCAGTTCTCCGTAGCGGGAGAATCGCTCGAGTACTTCGTCATCGGCGGCGGTCAGCCGGCCGGTGTCTTGGATCGCTACACCGAACTCACCGGCCGGCCGGCGCGTGTGCCCGCCTGGTCCTACGGTCTCTGGCTCTCCACCAGTTTCACGACGGACTACGACGAAGAGACCGTCACGGGTTTCATCGAGGGGATGGCCGAGCGTGAGATCCCCCTGAGCGTCTTCCATTTCGATTGTTTCTGGATGCGCGAGTTCAACTGGTGCGACTTCGAGTGGGACCCCCGTGTGTTTCCGGATCCGGCCGGGATGCTGGCGCGTCTGCACGAGCGGGGGCTGCGTGTCTGCGTGTGGATCAATCCGTATATCGCCCAGCGATCACCGCTGTTCGACGAAGCCAAAGCCAACGGCTACCTGGTCCGCCGGACTGACGGTTCCGTCTGGCAATGGGACATGTGGCAAGCGGGAATGGCCCTGGTCGACTTCACCAATCCGGCCGCCGTCACGTGGTACCAGGATCATTTGCGACGTCTGGTCGCCCAAGGTGTCGATTCGTTCAAGACCGATTTCGGCGAACGCATCCCCGTGGATGTCGACTACTTCGACGGCTCAGACCCGGAACGCATGCACAATCTCTACACGCAGCGCTACAACGAAGCGGTGTTCGAGGTCCTCGAGGAGGCTCGTGGTGCTGGCGAGGCGGTGCTGTTCGCGCGTTCGGCTACCACTGGTGGCCAGCGACTGCCCGTGCACTGGGGAGGTGACAACACATCGACGTTCGAATCAATGGCGGAGACGCTTCGCGGCGGGCTCTCTCTCGGCCTCAGCGGGTTCGGCTTCTGGAGCCATGATATCGGCGGCTTCGAAGGCATGCCGGATGCCGGGGTGTTCAAGCGGTGGGTCGCGTTCGGCCTGCTCTCCAGCCACAGCCGGCTGCACGGATCTGAAAACTATCGCGTCCCCTGGCTGTTCGATGCCGCTGAAGGACGCGACGAAGCAGATCCGTTGTCCGCAACGTCGGTCCTGCGCCGCTTCACGCAGCTCAAACTCGAACTGATGCCGTATTTGTTTGCAGCCGGAGAAGAAGCGCACCGGACCGGACTGCCGGTGATGCGACCCATGCAGGTCGCGTTCCCGGAGGACCCCGCAACGGCCTATCTCGAGCGGCAGTACATGCTGGGCCCGGACCTGTTGGTTGCACCGGTCATGGACCCGTCCGGCGAGGTGGATTTCTATCTGCCGGCTGGACGGTGGACCAGCCTGCTCACGGGAGAAACGCGCGAAGGCGGGGCGTGGGTTCGAGAGCATCACGAGTTCGATTCGCTGCCGCTCTACGCACGCTCGGGGGCAGTGATCGCCACGTCGCCGGGTGCAGACCGGGCGGATGCTGACTGGCTTTCGGGCGTCACCTTGCGCATCTTCCCCGGCCCGACGACGGCGCGGCGCACCGTTGACGTGGTGAGCCCCGACGGCCAGCGGGAGACCTTTGAGGTGACGATCGAAGCGGGCCGCGTGGCGGTTCGAGGCGGGCAGGGAACCGGCACCGGTTTTAAGGTCCAACTGCCCGGGGCGGACCCCGTGGCTGCACGTCATGGAGAGGTGGAGATTTCCCGGTGA
- a CDS encoding GH1 family beta-glucosidase, which translates to MASEFPAGFLIGAATASYQIEGAVQEDGRIPSIWDTFSHTPGKTWNGDTGDIAVDHYHRFEQDLDLMADLGLQAYRFSIAWPRIVDADGQTNPAGIDFYSRLVDGLISRGIRPIATLYHWDLPQHLEDAGGWLNRETAYRFAEYAAEIAKALGDRVHTWTTLNEPWCSAYLGYGSGAHAPGLADGAAALRAVHHLNLAHGLAVPQLRRHSSNRPAVSATLNFHVVRGDDQEACRRIDALANRAFTGPMLRGEYDADLLEDTREVTDWSFVQEGDLELIHQPIDLLGVNYYSTVTVRMWDGEGEHVRNDGHKDMGGTPWPGSEHVEFLAQPGPFTDMGWNIAPDGLEDLLVSLHERYPELPLMITENGAAFPDVVATGEDGPCVHDELRVDYLVRHFAAAQAAIARGVDLRGYLVWSLLDNFEWGFGYAKRFGIVRVDYETQERLVKDSGHWLRQTISAHRQRSALEAPTETDA; encoded by the coding sequence GTGGCGAGTGAGTTCCCGGCGGGTTTCCTCATCGGTGCGGCGACGGCGTCGTACCAGATCGAAGGCGCCGTGCAGGAGGACGGGCGCATCCCCTCCATCTGGGACACGTTCAGCCATACCCCGGGCAAGACCTGGAACGGCGACACGGGGGATATTGCGGTGGATCACTACCACCGCTTCGAGCAGGATCTCGATTTGATGGCGGACCTGGGGCTGCAGGCATACCGGTTCTCCATTGCTTGGCCACGCATTGTCGACGCTGACGGACAGACCAATCCCGCCGGCATCGACTTCTACTCGCGTCTTGTCGACGGACTGATCAGCCGCGGCATTCGTCCGATCGCCACGTTGTACCACTGGGACCTGCCCCAGCACTTGGAAGATGCTGGCGGATGGTTGAACCGTGAGACGGCGTATCGGTTTGCGGAGTACGCGGCTGAGATCGCCAAGGCACTCGGCGATCGGGTCCACACGTGGACCACGTTGAACGAGCCGTGGTGCTCTGCTTACCTCGGCTACGGCTCCGGGGCCCACGCGCCGGGGCTGGCTGACGGCGCGGCAGCACTTCGCGCCGTGCACCATTTGAATCTGGCGCACGGCTTGGCGGTCCCGCAACTCCGGCGGCATTCCAGTAACCGTCCCGCGGTCTCCGCCACGCTGAATTTCCATGTGGTCCGAGGCGACGATCAGGAGGCGTGCCGCCGAATAGATGCGCTGGCCAACCGTGCGTTCACGGGCCCCATGCTGCGCGGCGAATACGACGCGGATCTGCTCGAAGACACTCGCGAGGTGACGGACTGGTCATTTGTGCAGGAGGGGGATCTGGAACTCATCCACCAGCCGATCGACCTGCTGGGTGTGAACTACTATTCCACCGTCACAGTGCGGATGTGGGACGGCGAGGGGGAGCACGTCCGCAATGACGGCCACAAGGATATGGGCGGGACTCCGTGGCCCGGCAGCGAGCATGTCGAATTCCTGGCCCAGCCGGGTCCGTTCACGGACATGGGTTGGAACATCGCACCGGACGGGCTCGAGGATCTGCTGGTCTCCCTTCACGAACGCTACCCGGAGCTGCCGCTCATGATCACCGAGAACGGTGCTGCTTTCCCGGACGTCGTCGCGACGGGGGAGGACGGTCCGTGCGTGCACGACGAGCTGCGGGTGGACTACTTGGTCCGACACTTTGCCGCCGCTCAAGCAGCTATCGCGCGCGGAGTCGACCTCCGCGGATATCTGGTCTGGTCCCTGCTGGACAATTTCGAGTGGGGCTTCGGCTACGCCAAGCGCTTCGGCATTGTCCGGGTGGACTACGAAACGCAGGAACGCCTCGTCAAAGACAGCGGTCACTGGTTGCGTCAGACGATCTCAGCACACCGTCAGCGCTCCGCACTCGAAGCTCCCACTGAGACAGACGCATGA
- a CDS encoding xyloglucanase, which produces MATDPVEPNRVYLATGMYTNEWDPYNGAILRSDDYGETWESTALPFKVGGNMPGRGIGERLQIDPQDNSVLYYGAEEGEGLWRSTDYGATWSQVQSFPNVGDFVPEPDSDNSYLRSNLGVLWTAFAADSSASGPTQTLFTAVADTDNILYRSDDAGSTWQPVDGAPKGFLPHQGLIDPENNDLYLATSDTAGPYDGADGEVWRYSISHGTWTEITPQDRPTGTDFGFAGLALDRTNPGTVMVTSQIHWWPDNLIFRSTDRGGTWDPLWDFRTDPQTGEQTINTRYTQSIDGVPWLTFGSEPTAPGPGVQPSPRVGWMMESLQINPFNPDEAMYGTGATIFRTENLLDWDDGERIHLESAAFGIEETAIQDLVAPAGDVELVSAMLDLGGFVHDDVSVVPQSFSGPYFGGGTSVDAAGLDQTVLVRAGTDGSGQQLAAVSRDQGDTWHSGATIAGAHGPGTVTVNADGDVVVWAPDGATPVRSEDDGATWQAVNSLPAGSRVESDRMDGSLLYAYGDGEFYYSTDSGETFTAANRNGVPAASQLPSSGNIRFGAVPGAAGELWFAGGKADEDTTYGLWHSTDHGQTWAPAPGFDEADAVGYGKAAPGSSEPTIFVVGEHDGVRGVFRSTTGGSAWNRINDDQNQWGWIGAAVEGDPDVFGRVYVGTNGRGIIMGNSE; this is translated from the coding sequence TTGGCCACCGACCCCGTGGAACCCAACCGGGTGTACCTCGCCACCGGCATGTACACCAACGAATGGGACCCCTACAACGGGGCCATTCTGCGGTCCGACGACTACGGCGAAACCTGGGAGAGCACGGCGCTGCCTTTCAAAGTTGGCGGCAACATGCCGGGCCGCGGGATCGGCGAGCGACTGCAGATCGACCCGCAAGACAACAGCGTCCTGTACTACGGCGCTGAGGAAGGTGAAGGCCTGTGGCGCTCGACGGACTACGGCGCCACGTGGTCGCAGGTCCAGTCGTTCCCCAACGTCGGAGACTTCGTCCCCGAGCCCGACTCGGACAACTCCTACTTGCGGTCCAACCTGGGCGTCCTCTGGACCGCCTTCGCTGCAGACAGCAGCGCCAGCGGCCCGACGCAAACACTCTTCACCGCGGTAGCTGACACCGACAACATCCTCTACCGCTCCGATGACGCGGGCTCCACGTGGCAGCCAGTCGACGGCGCCCCCAAGGGGTTCCTCCCCCATCAAGGCCTGATCGACCCCGAGAATAACGATCTCTACCTCGCCACAAGTGACACGGCCGGCCCTTACGACGGCGCAGACGGCGAGGTCTGGCGGTATTCGATCAGCCACGGAACGTGGACGGAGATCACCCCGCAGGACCGTCCCACGGGCACCGACTTCGGCTTCGCCGGCCTCGCATTGGACCGCACCAACCCGGGCACCGTGATGGTCACCTCGCAAATCCACTGGTGGCCGGACAACCTGATCTTCCGCAGCACCGACCGCGGTGGCACGTGGGATCCGCTGTGGGACTTCAGAACCGACCCGCAGACGGGCGAGCAGACCATCAACACCCGGTACACGCAGTCCATCGATGGTGTCCCTTGGCTCACCTTCGGCAGTGAACCCACGGCCCCGGGCCCGGGTGTGCAACCCTCACCCAGGGTGGGCTGGATGATGGAATCGCTGCAGATCAACCCCTTCAACCCCGACGAGGCGATGTACGGCACGGGAGCAACCATCTTCCGCACCGAGAACCTTCTCGATTGGGACGACGGCGAACGTATCCACTTGGAATCGGCAGCTTTCGGCATCGAAGAAACGGCGATCCAGGACCTCGTCGCCCCAGCTGGCGACGTCGAACTGGTTTCAGCGATGCTCGACCTCGGCGGATTCGTGCACGACGACGTCTCTGTCGTCCCCCAGTCCTTCAGCGGGCCGTACTTCGGCGGCGGAACCAGCGTCGACGCAGCCGGGCTCGACCAAACCGTCTTGGTGCGCGCAGGAACAGACGGCAGCGGCCAGCAGCTCGCTGCGGTGTCACGCGACCAAGGCGACACGTGGCACTCCGGGGCCACGATCGCTGGCGCCCACGGCCCGGGGACGGTGACCGTCAACGCGGACGGCGACGTCGTCGTATGGGCTCCCGACGGTGCCACGCCGGTGCGCAGCGAGGACGACGGCGCCACGTGGCAGGCCGTCAACTCTCTGCCAGCGGGGTCTCGGGTGGAAAGCGACCGGATGGATGGTTCACTTCTCTACGCCTACGGTGACGGAGAGTTCTACTACTCCACCGACAGTGGCGAGACGTTCACCGCGGCCAACCGGAACGGCGTTCCGGCCGCGTCGCAACTGCCTTCGTCCGGCAACATCCGTTTCGGCGCGGTGCCGGGGGCAGCCGGCGAGCTCTGGTTCGCCGGTGGTAAAGCCGATGAGGACACCACGTACGGCCTGTGGCACTCGACGGACCACGGTCAAACATGGGCGCCGGCACCAGGCTTCGACGAAGCTGACGCCGTCGGCTACGGCAAAGCGGCGCCGGGCTCGAGCGAGCCGACGATCTTCGTGGTCGGCGAACACGACGGCGTGCGCGGGGTCTTCCGTTCAACCACCGGCGGATCCGCGTGGAACCGCATCAATGACGACCAGAACCAGTGGGGCTGGATCGGCGCTGCGGTTGAAGGCGACCCGGATGTCTTCGGCCGCGTCTACGTCGGCACTAACGGCCGCGGGATCATCATGGGTAATTCCGAATAG